A part of Antechinus flavipes isolate AdamAnt ecotype Samford, QLD, Australia chromosome 6, AdamAnt_v2, whole genome shotgun sequence genomic DNA contains:
- the TPCN2 gene encoding two pore channel protein 2 isoform X1: MEESEPLLSGARNPRGSGSGPPDGALGGRGPGPARSYGAGAEPGADAHRELCISQAAVFIEDAIQYRSIYHRMDSMSLALYRWHYSRICQGILSFTIFLILSLAFIEIPSSLTVTSDVRYRQAPWEPPCGLTESIEALCFLVFIVDVSMKSYLIGWKEFLKNPWLLAYIVVLVVSVADWTVSLSFVCQEKLRIRRALRPFFLLQNSSMMKKTLKCIKRTLPEMASVALLLVVHLCLFTMLGMLLFMREKDVQKDQERRLYFRNLPESLTSLLVLLTTANNPDVMIPAYSKHRAYSVFFIVFTVIGSLFLMNLLTAIIYNQFRGYLMEAIQSSLFRRRLGIRAAFQVLCSLEGAEIHPLVVGVKPETFLQMIQKVNMKLYRKEAIVQAVGAQAGGLLSADQFQDVFNELDKDTVKEHPPRPEYRSALLRRAQSVFGHRYFDYLGNLVALGNIASICMFLVVNADKLPSERDDFVLGVLNCFFILYYVLEMLLKVFALGPRGYGAFFSNIFDGFLTVILLVLEISTLAVYGFPHPGWKPEMLGLLSLWDMARLVNMFIVFRFLRIIPNMKLMSLVAGTLLDLVRNMRAFAGILVVVYYGFAIVGIGLFQGTLGSPPGNHSLVYANSTANGSAPCGTFEQLEYWSNNFDDFAAALVTLWNVMVVNNWQVFLDAYTRYSSPWSKLYFVAWWLVSSVVWMNLFVAVILENFIHKWDRRGQQQPVPGVCQAPYQMTVELMFRDVLEEPTEEELVEKLTQHPHLHLCR; this comes from the exons ATGGAGGAGAGCGAACCGCTGCTGTCCGGGGCTCGCAACCCCCGCGGCTCGGGCTCGGGTCCCCCGGATGGGGCGCTAGGGGGCCGCGGCCCCGGCCCAGCGCGCTCCTATGGCGCCGGGGCTGAACCAG GTGCCGACGCCCACCGGGAGCTCTGCATCAGCCAGGCGGCCGTGTTCATCGAGGACGCCATCCAG TACCGCTCCATCTATCACCGCATGGACTCCATGTCGCTGGCGCTCTACCGATGGCACTACTCACGCATCTGCCAGGG GATTTTGAGTTTCACCATTTTCCTGATCCTGTCTCTGGCCTTCATCGAGATCCCTTCTTCCCTCACGGTCACCTCAGATGTCCGCTACCGCCAGGCCCCCTGGGAGCCTCCGTGCGGCCTGACCGAGAGCATCGAGGCCCTCTGCTTCCTGGTCTTCATAGTGGACGTGTCCATGAAG AGCTACCTGATTGGATggaaagaatttctgaaaaaCCCGTGGCTGCTGGCTTACATCGTGGTCCTGGTGGTGTCTGTGGCTGACTGGACTGTGTCCTTGAGCTTTGTCTGTCAGGAG AAGCTGCGAATCCGCCGGGCTCTGCggcccttcttcctcctccagaaCTCTTCCATGATGAAGAAGACCCTGAAATGCATCAAACGGACGCTGCCCGAGATGGCCAG CGTGGCGCTGCTGCTGGTCGTGCACCTGTGCCTCTTCACCATGCTGGGGATGCTGCTGTTTATGCGGGAAAAG GATGTCCAGAAGGACCAGGAGCGGCGGCTCTATTTCCGGAACCTTCCCGAGTCCCTGACTTCCCTCCTGGTGCTCCTGACCACGGCCAACAACCCTGATG TGATGATCCCGGCCTACTCCAAGCACCGAGCCTACTCCGTCTTCTTCATCGTCTTCACTGTGATAG GAAGCTTGTTTCTGATGAACTTACTGACCGCCATCATCTACAACCAGTTCAGGGGTTACCTCATG GAAGCCATCCAGTCCTCGCTCTTCAGGAGGCGACTGGGGATCAGAGCCGCCTTCCAAGTCCTGTGCTCCCTGGAAGGGGCAGAAATCCACCCCCTGGT AGTCGGGGTTAAGCCAGAAACGTTCCTCCAGATGATCCAGAAAGTGAACATGAAGCTTTACCGCAAGGAAGCCATCGTCCAG GCTGTCGGGGCCCAGGCCGGGGGGCTGCTGTCGGCCGACCAGTTCCAGGACGTCTTCAACGAGCTGGACAAAGACACGGTTAAGGAG CATCCCCCTCGGCCCGAGTACCGCTCCGCCCTCCTGCGGCGCGCGCAGTCCGTCTTCGGCCATCGCTACTTCGACTACCTGGGGAACTTGGTCGCCCTTGGAAACATCGCGTCCATCTGT atgtTCCTGGTGGTCAACGCGGACAAGCTGCCCAGCGAGCGGGATGACTTCGTTCTGGGG GTGCTGAATTGCTTCTTCATTCTCTACTACGTGCTGGAGATGCTGCTCAAGGTGTTTGCCCTGGGCCCGAGGGGCTACGGCGCCTTCTTCAGCAACATCTTTGACGGGTTTCTCACCGTGATCCTGCTG GTCCTGGAGATCTCCACTCTGGCCGTGTACGGCTTTCCCCACCCGGGCTG GAAGCCGGAGATGCTGGGCCTCCTGTCTCTGTGGGACATGGCCAGGCTGGTCAACATGTTCATCGTGTTTCGGTTCCTAAGGATCATCCCCAACATGAAG CTGATGTCCTTGGTGGCCGGGACGCTCCTGGACCTGGTCAGAAACATGAGAGCCTTTGCGGGGATCCTGGTG GTGGTTTACTACGGCTTCGCCATCGTCGGGATCGGCCTGTTCCAAGGCACTCTCGGGTCCCCTCCCGGAAACCACAG CCTGGTCTACGCCAACAGCACGGCCAACGGCTCGGCGCCCTGCGGGACCTTCGAGCAGCTGGAGTACTGGTCCAATAACTTTGATGACTTCGCG GCCGCCCTGGTGACTCTCTGGAACGTGATGGTCGTCAACAACTGGCAGGTCTTCCTGGACGCCTACACGCGCTACTCCAGCCC GTGGTCAAAGCTCTACTTCGTGGCCTGGTGGCTGGTGTCCTCCGTGGTCTGGATGAACCTCTTCGTGGCTGTGATTCTGGAG AACTTCATTCACAAGTGGGACCGCCGAGGCCAGCAGCAGCCCGTCCCCGGGGTGTGCCAGGCTCCCTACCAGATGACGGTGGAGCTCATGTTCAG GGATGTCCTGGAGGAACCGACGGAAGAAGAGCTGGTGGAGAAGCTGACGCAGCATCCTCACCTCCACCTCTGCAGGTGA
- the TPCN2 gene encoding two pore channel protein 2 isoform X2 translates to MAPGLNQVPTPTGSSASARRPCSSRTPSSTAPSITAWTPCRWRSTDGTTHASARDVRYRQAPWEPPCGLTESIEALCFLVFIVDVSMKSYLIGWKEFLKNPWLLAYIVVLVVSVADWTVSLSFVCQEKLRIRRALRPFFLLQNSSMMKKTLKCIKRTLPEMASVALLLVVHLCLFTMLGMLLFMREKDVQKDQERRLYFRNLPESLTSLLVLLTTANNPDVMIPAYSKHRAYSVFFIVFTVIGSLFLMNLLTAIIYNQFRGYLMEAIQSSLFRRRLGIRAAFQVLCSLEGAEIHPLVVGVKPETFLQMIQKVNMKLYRKEAIVQAVGAQAGGLLSADQFQDVFNELDKDTVKEHPPRPEYRSALLRRAQSVFGHRYFDYLGNLVALGNIASICMFLVVNADKLPSERDDFVLGVLNCFFILYYVLEMLLKVFALGPRGYGAFFSNIFDGFLTVILLVLEISTLAVYGFPHPGWKPEMLGLLSLWDMARLVNMFIVFRFLRIIPNMKLMSLVAGTLLDLVRNMRAFAGILVVVYYGFAIVGIGLFQGTLGSPPGNHSLVYANSTANGSAPCGTFEQLEYWSNNFDDFAAALVTLWNVMVVNNWQVFLDAYTRYSSPWSKLYFVAWWLVSSVVWMNLFVAVILENFIHKWDRRGQQQPVPGVCQAPYQMTVELMFRDVLEEPTEEELVEKLTQHPHLHLCR, encoded by the exons ATGGCGCCGGGGCTGAACCAG GTGCCGACGCCCACCGGGAGCTCTGCATCAGCCAGGCGGCCGTGTTCATCGAGGACGCCATCCAG TACCGCTCCATCTATCACCGCATGGACTCCATGTCGCTGGCGCTCTACCGATGGCACTACTCACGCATCTGCCAGGG ATGTCCGCTACCGCCAGGCCCCCTGGGAGCCTCCGTGCGGCCTGACCGAGAGCATCGAGGCCCTCTGCTTCCTGGTCTTCATAGTGGACGTGTCCATGAAG AGCTACCTGATTGGATggaaagaatttctgaaaaaCCCGTGGCTGCTGGCTTACATCGTGGTCCTGGTGGTGTCTGTGGCTGACTGGACTGTGTCCTTGAGCTTTGTCTGTCAGGAG AAGCTGCGAATCCGCCGGGCTCTGCggcccttcttcctcctccagaaCTCTTCCATGATGAAGAAGACCCTGAAATGCATCAAACGGACGCTGCCCGAGATGGCCAG CGTGGCGCTGCTGCTGGTCGTGCACCTGTGCCTCTTCACCATGCTGGGGATGCTGCTGTTTATGCGGGAAAAG GATGTCCAGAAGGACCAGGAGCGGCGGCTCTATTTCCGGAACCTTCCCGAGTCCCTGACTTCCCTCCTGGTGCTCCTGACCACGGCCAACAACCCTGATG TGATGATCCCGGCCTACTCCAAGCACCGAGCCTACTCCGTCTTCTTCATCGTCTTCACTGTGATAG GAAGCTTGTTTCTGATGAACTTACTGACCGCCATCATCTACAACCAGTTCAGGGGTTACCTCATG GAAGCCATCCAGTCCTCGCTCTTCAGGAGGCGACTGGGGATCAGAGCCGCCTTCCAAGTCCTGTGCTCCCTGGAAGGGGCAGAAATCCACCCCCTGGT AGTCGGGGTTAAGCCAGAAACGTTCCTCCAGATGATCCAGAAAGTGAACATGAAGCTTTACCGCAAGGAAGCCATCGTCCAG GCTGTCGGGGCCCAGGCCGGGGGGCTGCTGTCGGCCGACCAGTTCCAGGACGTCTTCAACGAGCTGGACAAAGACACGGTTAAGGAG CATCCCCCTCGGCCCGAGTACCGCTCCGCCCTCCTGCGGCGCGCGCAGTCCGTCTTCGGCCATCGCTACTTCGACTACCTGGGGAACTTGGTCGCCCTTGGAAACATCGCGTCCATCTGT atgtTCCTGGTGGTCAACGCGGACAAGCTGCCCAGCGAGCGGGATGACTTCGTTCTGGGG GTGCTGAATTGCTTCTTCATTCTCTACTACGTGCTGGAGATGCTGCTCAAGGTGTTTGCCCTGGGCCCGAGGGGCTACGGCGCCTTCTTCAGCAACATCTTTGACGGGTTTCTCACCGTGATCCTGCTG GTCCTGGAGATCTCCACTCTGGCCGTGTACGGCTTTCCCCACCCGGGCTG GAAGCCGGAGATGCTGGGCCTCCTGTCTCTGTGGGACATGGCCAGGCTGGTCAACATGTTCATCGTGTTTCGGTTCCTAAGGATCATCCCCAACATGAAG CTGATGTCCTTGGTGGCCGGGACGCTCCTGGACCTGGTCAGAAACATGAGAGCCTTTGCGGGGATCCTGGTG GTGGTTTACTACGGCTTCGCCATCGTCGGGATCGGCCTGTTCCAAGGCACTCTCGGGTCCCCTCCCGGAAACCACAG CCTGGTCTACGCCAACAGCACGGCCAACGGCTCGGCGCCCTGCGGGACCTTCGAGCAGCTGGAGTACTGGTCCAATAACTTTGATGACTTCGCG GCCGCCCTGGTGACTCTCTGGAACGTGATGGTCGTCAACAACTGGCAGGTCTTCCTGGACGCCTACACGCGCTACTCCAGCCC GTGGTCAAAGCTCTACTTCGTGGCCTGGTGGCTGGTGTCCTCCGTGGTCTGGATGAACCTCTTCGTGGCTGTGATTCTGGAG AACTTCATTCACAAGTGGGACCGCCGAGGCCAGCAGCAGCCCGTCCCCGGGGTGTGCCAGGCTCCCTACCAGATGACGGTGGAGCTCATGTTCAG GGATGTCCTGGAGGAACCGACGGAAGAAGAGCTGGTGGAGAAGCTGACGCAGCATCCTCACCTCCACCTCTGCAGGTGA